The Cucumis melo cultivar AY chromosome 6, USDA_Cmelo_AY_1.0, whole genome shotgun sequence genome includes a region encoding these proteins:
- the LOC127149705 gene encoding LOW QUALITY PROTEIN: 40S ribosomal protein S27-2-like (The sequence of the model RefSeq protein was modified relative to this genomic sequence to represent the inferred CDS: deleted 1 base in 1 codon; substituted 1 base at 1 genomic stop codon) has protein sequence MSVLXNDIDLLNPPVELKKREHKPKCLVQSPNFFMDIKCQGCFNITTVFSHSQIVVVCGNYQTVLCQPTRGRARLTEWCSFRRKGD, from the exons ATGTCT GTTCTTTAAAACGATATTGATTTACTG AATCCTCCTGTTGAGTTAAAGAAGAGGGAGCACAAGCCCAAGTGTCTTGTGCAATCACCCAACTTCTTCATg GACATCAAGTGCCAAGGATGTTTCAACAT TACCACTGTCTTCAGCCACTCTCAAATTGTTGTGGTATGCGGTAACTACCAAACAGTCTTATGCCAGCCAACAAGAGGACGTGCTAGACTCACCGAGTGGTGTTCTTTTAGAAGAAAGGGTGATTGA